The following coding sequences are from one Luteolibacter arcticus window:
- a CDS encoding sensor histidine kinase produces the protein MRGLWITFGPMLAAAALVLWGGERLAKRTVEDRIPVDRARLFDFAAMLRGELDRLDRLYADHLEEIASGSGWLDHEAMAKRCENLVGLRTCSVFVAAHKESEISGKKPAVGSSSRIPEVIAEGEGGRIVSRNTVVLPKEVLEGGDVPKGWLPGPQRGHRVHWIRTSDARVVAFVIDEEELDQQLQKHFAGWLEAPLAPLREAGEQAAIEGPGGKMLLTPQGERTGPAAMVLPHRIGLGEWQVLAWDRLKTGTTHDTATLILAGAIACSLLLAGIFLQIQQGRALRLAEERVSFVNRVSHELGTPLTNILLNLDLAGRSLEARPMEAQKRLLLIHEEVRRLGRLVANVLTFSRSERKTLELTPVACVPDQVVEDMLAQFQPSLDRRKVCVEWQRGASNSTRLDPDALAQITGNLISNVEKYAASGGWLGLTTSMENDRLKLRVSDHGPGIPMRFREKIFDAFERVHGGVSEGSSGTGLGLAIARELARRMGGELVLLSSERGATFELDLPAPSHLAIVHSEVA, from the coding sequence ATGCGTGGCCTCTGGATCACCTTCGGACCGATGCTCGCCGCCGCCGCCCTGGTGCTCTGGGGTGGCGAGCGATTGGCGAAGCGCACCGTGGAGGACCGGATTCCCGTCGACCGCGCGCGACTGTTCGACTTTGCGGCCATGCTTCGCGGGGAGTTGGACCGGCTGGACAGGCTCTATGCGGATCATCTGGAAGAGATCGCTTCCGGGTCCGGGTGGCTGGACCATGAGGCGATGGCGAAACGCTGTGAGAACCTCGTCGGGCTCCGCACCTGCAGTGTCTTCGTCGCCGCCCACAAGGAGTCGGAGATCAGTGGCAAAAAGCCCGCAGTCGGCAGCAGCAGCCGGATTCCGGAAGTGATTGCAGAAGGCGAAGGCGGCCGGATCGTCTCCCGCAATACCGTCGTGCTGCCCAAGGAAGTGCTGGAGGGTGGAGACGTTCCCAAGGGCTGGCTGCCGGGACCTCAGCGCGGACACCGCGTGCACTGGATTCGCACGTCAGACGCCCGAGTGGTCGCCTTCGTCATCGATGAAGAAGAGCTGGATCAGCAGCTCCAGAAGCACTTTGCCGGGTGGCTTGAAGCGCCCCTCGCCCCACTGCGCGAGGCGGGAGAGCAGGCGGCCATCGAAGGGCCCGGAGGAAAGATGTTGCTGACACCACAAGGTGAGCGCACAGGTCCCGCAGCCATGGTGCTGCCCCACCGGATCGGCCTGGGCGAATGGCAGGTGCTTGCTTGGGACCGGCTCAAGACCGGCACCACGCACGATACCGCCACGCTGATTCTCGCCGGTGCCATCGCGTGCTCGCTCCTGCTCGCCGGCATCTTCCTCCAGATCCAGCAGGGCCGGGCACTGCGACTGGCGGAGGAACGGGTGTCGTTCGTCAATCGCGTGTCCCACGAACTCGGCACGCCGCTCACGAACATCCTGCTCAATCTCGATCTCGCCGGGCGTTCGCTCGAGGCGCGGCCGATGGAGGCGCAGAAAAGGCTGTTGCTGATCCACGAGGAAGTCCGCCGTCTCGGACGACTGGTCGCGAACGTGCTCACATTTTCCCGCAGCGAGCGCAAGACGCTCGAACTCACTCCGGTCGCCTGCGTTCCGGATCAAGTGGTGGAAGACATGCTCGCGCAATTCCAGCCGTCGCTCGACCGGCGAAAGGTTTGCGTCGAGTGGCAGCGCGGCGCTTCTAACAGCACCCGGCTCGATCCCGACGCACTCGCCCAGATCACCGGCAACCTCATCTCCAACGTCGAGAAATACGCCGCATCCGGTGGCTGGCTCGGACTAACAACCTCGATGGAGAACGACCGCCTGAAATTGCGGGTGAGCGATCACGGCCCCGGTATCCCGATGCGTTTCCGCGAGAAGATCTTCGACGCCTTCGAGCGCGTCCACGGCGGCGTGAGCGAAGGCTCCAGCGGCACCGGTCTGGGACTCGCGATTGCCCGCGAACTCGCACGACGGATGGGCGGCGAGCTGGTGCTGCTCTCGTCGGAACGCGGGGCCACCTTCGAGCTCGATCTGCCAGCACCTTCGCACCTCGCCATCGTTCACTCCGAAGTCGCATGA
- a CDS encoding ABC transporter ATP-binding protein/permease, whose product MLELKDVCFTIKKDGEDVNLVDKVTIQIPRGHFMAIVGPSGCGKTTLLKTIAGLNPESAGALFWEGRNLSEEGDLDPSEIGYVPQFSIAYDPLTVDESVEAATRLRVKTRDMEELDQRIDRVLEEAGLTAIADRRVKVLSGGQKRRLGLAMELVSDPKLLLCDEVTSGLDPRSEREIVRLLHDLSRREGRIVLSVTHSLAHLELYDSILVLHEGRVAYHGPADQLNHYFSVHDTEEVYPKLATQTSERWQSSWMKHRGPYYSKLERNRTKLVDSGGLHLPAAPEPVPTEELEKDNDKEKEKETEKDKPQPEKVRTPGFFAQFTTLLSRRWRIFFRDRGQVFLQLAILLCFPVLVTLFSEDANGQIANLSDTRQTNIQVDINEQQTVKQDQVRVGSAVSGIIMFQVILLSLMASNNSAREIAGERPIFEKEKFGGLRPTAYLASKLAFLACLVLAQSLWMAVFVNLFAPFRGGVGGFESHIIFLLLVNGGMTAVCLGISALMRTAEQASLLSIYLVGFQLPLSGAVLALPEGIEVFTRPFISAYWAWSGSVGALEPKVLEAVKAVVSTSISAREACIYTLGFHVAAGLIAAWIGTRRHQWD is encoded by the coding sequence GTGCTCGAACTCAAGGACGTTTGTTTTACCATCAAGAAGGACGGCGAGGACGTGAACCTCGTCGACAAAGTCACCATTCAGATCCCTCGCGGGCACTTCATGGCGATCGTCGGCCCCTCGGGCTGCGGCAAGACAACCTTGCTGAAGACCATCGCTGGCCTGAACCCGGAGTCTGCCGGGGCGCTGTTCTGGGAGGGGCGGAATCTTTCCGAAGAGGGCGACCTCGACCCCTCCGAGATCGGCTACGTGCCCCAGTTCTCGATCGCCTACGATCCGCTCACTGTCGATGAGTCGGTCGAGGCGGCGACCCGCTTGCGGGTGAAGACGCGGGACATGGAGGAGCTTGACCAGCGGATCGACCGGGTGCTGGAGGAAGCCGGGCTGACCGCTATCGCCGACCGCCGGGTGAAGGTGCTTTCCGGGGGCCAGAAGCGCCGGCTCGGCCTCGCGATGGAGCTGGTTTCCGACCCCAAGCTGCTGCTTTGCGACGAGGTGACCAGCGGCCTTGACCCGCGCTCGGAGCGCGAAATCGTGCGGCTCTTGCACGACCTTTCCCGCCGCGAGGGGCGCATCGTGCTGTCGGTGACGCACTCGCTGGCGCACCTGGAACTCTACGATTCCATCCTCGTGCTGCACGAGGGCCGGGTGGCCTACCACGGGCCGGCGGACCAGTTGAACCACTACTTTTCAGTGCACGACACCGAGGAGGTTTATCCCAAGCTTGCCACCCAGACGTCCGAGCGTTGGCAGAGCTCGTGGATGAAGCACCGCGGACCCTACTACTCGAAGCTGGAGCGGAATCGGACCAAGCTGGTCGATTCCGGCGGCCTGCATCTGCCCGCCGCGCCGGAGCCGGTGCCGACCGAGGAGCTGGAAAAGGACAACGACAAGGAGAAGGAGAAGGAGACCGAGAAGGACAAGCCCCAGCCGGAGAAAGTCCGCACGCCGGGATTCTTCGCGCAATTCACCACGCTGCTTTCGCGGCGCTGGCGGATCTTCTTCCGTGACCGCGGGCAGGTGTTCCTCCAGCTCGCCATCCTGCTGTGTTTCCCGGTGCTGGTGACCCTCTTCTCCGAGGACGCCAATGGCCAGATCGCGAACCTCTCCGACACCCGCCAGACGAACATTCAAGTCGACATCAATGAGCAGCAGACGGTGAAGCAGGATCAGGTCCGGGTTGGCTCGGCGGTGTCAGGGATCATCATGTTCCAAGTCATCCTGCTGTCGCTGATGGCCTCGAACAACTCGGCGCGTGAGATTGCCGGCGAGCGGCCGATTTTCGAAAAAGAGAAATTCGGAGGCCTGAGGCCGACCGCCTATCTGGCGAGCAAGCTTGCGTTCCTCGCTTGCCTGGTCCTTGCCCAGTCACTGTGGATGGCTGTTTTCGTGAACCTTTTCGCGCCGTTCCGTGGAGGCGTAGGGGGGTTCGAGAGCCACATCATCTTCCTGCTGCTGGTGAACGGGGGGATGACCGCGGTCTGCCTGGGCATTTCCGCGCTGATGCGCACGGCCGAGCAGGCGTCGCTTTTGTCGATCTATCTGGTTGGCTTCCAGCTCCCCCTCTCAGGGGCGGTGCTCGCCCTGCCGGAGGGGATCGAGGTCTTCACCCGGCCGTTCATTTCCGCCTACTGGGCGTGGTCCGGCAGCGTCGGCGCGCTGGAGCCCAAGGTCTTGGAAGCGGTCAAGGCGGTCGTCAGCACCTCGATCTCCGCGCGGGAGGCATGCATCTACACGCTGGGCTTCCACGTGGCCGCCGGATTGATCGCGGCATGGATCGGGACCCGGCGGCACCAGTGGGACTGA
- a CDS encoding response regulator transcription factor — translation MTILLAEDDPLTLEALAACIEDEGFRTLSAADGKQALELWALHRPQLLCLDIMMPGVDGFEVCRRVRATDSTVPILFLSAKNEEADVVVGLGLGADDFIRKPFTRAEVIARIRAALRRVAPENGRVFTMKDLTVRPEALGAERNGRMIELTRREVSMLELLHRHAGKPVSRDAFLDACWGLDYFPDSRTLDQHVLMLRKKVEADPSKPEIIETVRGTGYRFAPAKLRNDFVVPAGGGSPDESE, via the coding sequence ATGACCATCCTCCTTGCTGAAGACGACCCGCTGACGCTCGAAGCGCTTGCCGCCTGCATCGAGGACGAGGGCTTCCGCACGCTATCCGCAGCGGATGGCAAGCAGGCCCTGGAGCTGTGGGCACTGCATCGCCCGCAACTGCTGTGCCTGGACATCATGATGCCCGGCGTGGATGGCTTCGAAGTCTGCCGCCGTGTGCGCGCCACCGATTCCACCGTGCCGATCCTGTTCCTCTCGGCGAAGAACGAGGAAGCCGACGTGGTCGTGGGGCTGGGCCTCGGCGCGGATGATTTCATTCGCAAGCCCTTCACCCGCGCCGAGGTGATCGCCCGCATCCGCGCGGCCCTGCGACGGGTGGCTCCGGAAAACGGCCGCGTCTTCACGATGAAGGATCTCACGGTCCGGCCCGAGGCACTGGGCGCGGAACGAAACGGCAGGATGATCGAGCTGACCCGCCGCGAGGTATCGATGTTAGAACTGCTTCACCGCCATGCGGGCAAGCCGGTCAGTCGCGACGCCTTTCTCGATGCGTGCTGGGGGCTCGATTACTTCCCGGACTCCCGGACACTCGACCAGCACGTGCTGATGCTGCGCAAGAAGGTCGAGGCCGATCCCTCCAAGCCGGAGATCATCGAGACCGTGCGCGGCACGGGATATCGGTTCGCGCCAGCGAAGTTGCGGAACGACTTCGTCGTTCCGGCTGGGGGCGGTTCGCCAGATGAATCGGAGTAG